In Oryza sativa Japonica Group chromosome 3, ASM3414082v1, one DNA window encodes the following:
- the LOC4333851 gene encoding serine/threonine-protein kinase MPS1 isoform X6, producing MARTLSRSSLPSPRRPEERGDRGSMQSNQPRATRVLVSRGEGSTKAVANPSVAQNPEGKVMQQRRGLLGASRLRNAAPDQNKAVVSSQDELLLTTPLTLGTITDTHDQNGGQNHQPKSDTDLLVDRKKSSMEVSSSQMASANALVGEDFKKDLFYLTSDPQLTSQRDNFPVAQVADDQGKNHKEIGIASAAVEMDIKYDAANLSRRIDEACDQNHGEPMTRCSAMGSSVTAVSLYSGPTIQSKSAAQIDQYASPAQMPQCGRESSGVSGHGSQKLHGVAMNHADCNTNKQQVDTNGGMDKPVSSSAVCLPSQGLSGNDQSLSAKDDGAPRRSKVEKECRKKNYDPDVFFKVNGKLYQKLGKIGSGGSSEVHKVISAECTIYALKKIKLKGRDYPTAYGFCQEIEYLNKLKGKSNIIQLIDYEVTDKSLLQDDSLSPRDGRIKDDHYIYMVLEYGEIDLANMVAQEWKKRNTSNMKIDENWLRFYWQQMLKAVNTIHEERIVHSDLKPANFLLVRGALKLIDFGIAKAIMNDTTNIQRDSQIGTLNYMSPEAFMCNEQDSGGNVIKCGRPSDIWSLGCILYQMVYGKTPFADYKNFWAKFKVVTDKNHKIKYEPVDNPWLIDLMQRCLAWDRNDRWRIPQLLEHPFLVPLVPRDLPSIDQDPCRLLMERVRVHWANPKLHSFIAELEKDQCRPATQM from the exons ATGGCGAGGACGctgtcgaggtcatctctgccgTCCCCACGGCGCccagaagagaggggagatagGG GTTCGATGCAGTCCAATCAACCACGAGCAACCCGAGTCCTGGTGTCCCGAGGTGAGGGCTCAACGAAAGCTGTTGCCAACCCTTCTGTGGCACAAAATCCGGAAGGCAAGGTTATGCAGCAGAGGAGAGGCCTGCTGGGGGCTTCCAGGTTGCGAAATGCAGCTCCTGATCAGAACAAAGCTGTTGTCTCAAGTCAAGACGAATTGTTGTTGACTACGCCTTTGACATTGGGAACTATCACTGATACCCATGATCAGAATGGTGGTCAGAACCACCAGCCGAAAAGTGACACTGATCTCTTGGTGGATAGGAAGAAATCGTCAATGGAAGTTTCTTCCTCCCAGATGGCATCCGCAAATGCATTGGTAGGGGAAGATTTCAAAAAAGACCTATTCTATTTGACTAGCGATCCGCAGTTAACTTCTCAGA GAGATAATTTTCCTGTCGCTCAAGTAGCAGATGATCAAGGCAAGAACCACAAGGAGATTGGGATTGCTAGTGCAGCAGTTGAGATGGATATCAAGTATGATGCAGCTAACTTGTCCCGAAGAATTGATGAGGCTTGTGATCAGAATCATGGAGAGCCAATGACTCGTTGCTCTGCCATGGGTTCATCAGTGACTGCTGTATCTTTATATTCAGGGCCTACTATTCAAAGTAAAAGTGCTGCTCAGATTGATCAATATGCTTCACCAGCTCAGATGCCACAATGTGGCAGAGAATCATCTGGTGTATCAGGTCATGGCTCTCAAAAACTGCATGGAGTGGCAATGAATCATGCTGATTGCAATACCAACAAACAGCAGGTTGATACCAATGGTGGGATGGACAAACCTGTTTCTAGTAGTGCAGTTTGTTTGCCATCCCAAGGGTTATCTGGGAATGATCAATCTTTGTCTGCCAAGGATGATGGTGCTCCTAGACGAAGCAAGGTTGAAAAGGAGTGTCGCAAAAAGAATTATGATCCGGATGTATTCTTTAAAGTGAATGGAAAACTTTATCAGAAGCTAGGTAAAATAGGGTCTGGAGGCAGCAGTGAAGTTCACAAAGTTATATCAGCCGAGTGTACAATATATGccctgaaaaaaataaaacttaaaGGTCGGGACTACCCTACTGCCTATGGCTTTTGCCAAGAAATTGAGTACCTAAACAAGTTGAAAGGAAAGAGTAATATCATACAGTTGATTGATTATGAG GTCACTGATAAAAGTTTGCTTCAAGATGATTCGCTGTCACCCAGAGATGGGAGAATTAAGGATGATCACTACATTTATATGGTCCTTGAGTATGGTGAAATTGATTTAGCTAATATGGTTGCTCAGGAGTGGAAGAAGAGGAACACCTcaaatatgaaaatagatgAAAATTGGCTACGTTTTTATTGGCAG CAAATGCTTAAAGCTGTCAATACAATACATGAGGAACGGATAGTGCACTCCGATTTGAAGCCTGCAAATTTTTTGCTTGTGAGGGGTGCACTGAAACTTATTGACTTTGGCATTGCTAAAGCAATAATGAATGATACCACAAACATTCAACGTGATTCTCAG ATTGGAACACTGAACTATATGTCACCTGAAGCATTCATGTGCAATGAGCAGGACTCGGGTGGTAATGTTATCAAGTGTGGACGTCCATCTGATATTTGGTCTCTTGGTTGTATTCTTTACCAGATGGTGTATGGTAAGACACCATTTGCTGATTACAAGAATTTCTGGGCCAAGTTTAAAGTTGTTACTGATAAGAACCACAAGATCAAGTATGAACCGGTAGATAATCCATGGCTTATTGATTTAATGCAACGATGCCTTGCATGGGACCGAAATGATCGATGGAGAATACCTCAATTGCTTGAGCACCCGTTCCTTGTTCCTTTGGTTCCAAGGGATTTACCTTCAATTGACCAAGACCCGTGTAGGTTGCTGATGGAGAGGGTTAGAGTTCACTGGGCCAATCCCAAGCTTCATAGTTTTATTGCAGAGCTCGAGAAGGATCAATGCCGTCCAGCCACTCAAATGTAA
- the LOC4333851 gene encoding serine/threonine-protein kinase MPS1 isoform X4 yields the protein MARTLSRSSLPSPRRPEERGDRGSMQSNQPRATRVLVSRGEGSTKAVANPSVAQNPEGKVMQQRRGLLGASRLRNAAPDQNKAVVSSQDELLLTTPLTLGTITDTHDQNGGQNHQPKSDTDLLVDRKKSSMEVSSSQMASANALVGEDFKKDLFYLTSDPQLTSQSDNVGVTAGSRMDSMLSYLHSVSLTAGDNFPVAQVADDQGKNHKEIGIASAAVEMDIKYDAANLSRRIDEACDQNHGEPMTRCSAMGSSVTAVSLYSGPTIQSKSAAQIDQYASPAQMPQCGRESSGVSGHGSQKLHGVAMNHADCNTNKQQVDTNGGMDKPVSSSAVCLPSQGLSGNDQSLSAKDDGAPRRSKVEKECRKKNYDPDVFFKVNGKLYQKLGKIGSGGSSEVHKVISAECTIYALKKIKLKGRDYPTAYGFCQEIEYLNKLKGKSNIIQLIDYEVTDKSLLQDDSLSPRDGRIKDDHYIYMVLEYGEIDLANMVAQEWKKRNTSNMKIDENWLRFYWQQMLKAVNTIHEERIVHSDLKPANFLLVRGALKLIDFGIAKAIMNDTTNIQRDSQIGTLNYMSPEAFMCNEQDSGGNVIKCGRPSDIWSLGCILYQMVYGKTPFADYKNFWAKFKVVTDKNHKIKYEPVDNPWLIDLMQRCLAWDRNDRWRIPQLLEHPFLVPLVPRDLPSIDQDPCRLLMERVRVHWANPKLHSFIAELEKDQCRPATQM from the exons ATGGCGAGGACGctgtcgaggtcatctctgccgTCCCCACGGCGCccagaagagaggggagatagGG GTTCGATGCAGTCCAATCAACCACGAGCAACCCGAGTCCTGGTGTCCCGAGGTGAGGGCTCAACGAAAGCTGTTGCCAACCCTTCTGTGGCACAAAATCCGGAAGGCAAGGTTATGCAGCAGAGGAGAGGCCTGCTGGGGGCTTCCAGGTTGCGAAATGCAGCTCCTGATCAGAACAAAGCTGTTGTCTCAAGTCAAGACGAATTGTTGTTGACTACGCCTTTGACATTGGGAACTATCACTGATACCCATGATCAGAATGGTGGTCAGAACCACCAGCCGAAAAGTGACACTGATCTCTTGGTGGATAGGAAGAAATCGTCAATGGAAGTTTCTTCCTCCCAGATGGCATCCGCAAATGCATTGGTAGGGGAAGATTTCAAAAAAGACCTATTCTATTTGACTAGCGATCCGCAGTTAACTTCTCAGA GTGATAATGTAGGTGTAACTGCTGGTAGTAGAATGGACAGTATGTTGTCTTATCTTCATTCTGTTTCATTGACAGCAGGAGATAATTTTCCTGTCGCTCAAGTAGCAGATGATCAAGGCAAGAACCACAAGGAGATTGGGATTGCTAGTGCAGCAGTTGAGATGGATATCAAGTATGATGCAGCTAACTTGTCCCGAAGAATTGATGAGGCTTGTGATCAGAATCATGGAGAGCCAATGACTCGTTGCTCTGCCATGGGTTCATCAGTGACTGCTGTATCTTTATATTCAGGGCCTACTATTCAAAGTAAAAGTGCTGCTCAGATTGATCAATATGCTTCACCAGCTCAGATGCCACAATGTGGCAGAGAATCATCTGGTGTATCAGGTCATGGCTCTCAAAAACTGCATGGAGTGGCAATGAATCATGCTGATTGCAATACCAACAAACAGCAGGTTGATACCAATGGTGGGATGGACAAACCTGTTTCTAGTAGTGCAGTTTGTTTGCCATCCCAAGGGTTATCTGGGAATGATCAATCTTTGTCTGCCAAGGATGATGGTGCTCCTAGACGAAGCAAGGTTGAAAAGGAGTGTCGCAAAAAGAATTATGATCCGGATGTATTCTTTAAAGTGAATGGAAAACTTTATCAGAAGCTAGGTAAAATAGGGTCTGGAGGCAGCAGTGAAGTTCACAAAGTTATATCAGCCGAGTGTACAATATATGccctgaaaaaaataaaacttaaaGGTCGGGACTACCCTACTGCCTATGGCTTTTGCCAAGAAATTGAGTACCTAAACAAGTTGAAAGGAAAGAGTAATATCATACAGTTGATTGATTATGAG GTCACTGATAAAAGTTTGCTTCAAGATGATTCGCTGTCACCCAGAGATGGGAGAATTAAGGATGATCACTACATTTATATGGTCCTTGAGTATGGTGAAATTGATTTAGCTAATATGGTTGCTCAGGAGTGGAAGAAGAGGAACACCTcaaatatgaaaatagatgAAAATTGGCTACGTTTTTATTGGCAG CAAATGCTTAAAGCTGTCAATACAATACATGAGGAACGGATAGTGCACTCCGATTTGAAGCCTGCAAATTTTTTGCTTGTGAGGGGTGCACTGAAACTTATTGACTTTGGCATTGCTAAAGCAATAATGAATGATACCACAAACATTCAACGTGATTCTCAG ATTGGAACACTGAACTATATGTCACCTGAAGCATTCATGTGCAATGAGCAGGACTCGGGTGGTAATGTTATCAAGTGTGGACGTCCATCTGATATTTGGTCTCTTGGTTGTATTCTTTACCAGATGGTGTATGGTAAGACACCATTTGCTGATTACAAGAATTTCTGGGCCAAGTTTAAAGTTGTTACTGATAAGAACCACAAGATCAAGTATGAACCGGTAGATAATCCATGGCTTATTGATTTAATGCAACGATGCCTTGCATGGGACCGAAATGATCGATGGAGAATACCTCAATTGCTTGAGCACCCGTTCCTTGTTCCTTTGGTTCCAAGGGATTTACCTTCAATTGACCAAGACCCGTGTAGGTTGCTGATGGAGAGGGTTAGAGTTCACTGGGCCAATCCCAAGCTTCATAGTTTTATTGCAGAGCTCGAGAAGGATCAATGCCGTCCAGCCACTCAAATGTAA
- the LOC4333851 gene encoding serine/threonine-protein kinase MPS1 isoform X5: protein MARTLSRSSLPSPRRPEERGDRGSMQSNQPRATRVLVSRGEGSTKAVANPSVAQNPEGKVMQQRRGLLGASRLRNAAPDQNKAVVSSQDELLLTTPLTLGTITDTHDQNGGQNHQPKSDTDLLVDRKKSSMEVSSSQMASANALVGEDFKKDLFYLTSDPQLTSQTGDNFPVAQVADDQGKNHKEIGIASAAVEMDIKYDAANLSRRIDEACDQNHGEPMTRCSAMGSSVTAVSLYSGPTIQSKSAAQIDQYASPAQMPQCGRESSGVSGHGSQKLHGVAMNHADCNTNKQQVDTNGGMDKPVSSSAVCLPSQGLSGNDQSLSAKDDGAPRRSKVEKECRKKNYDPDVFFKVNGKLYQKLGKIGSGGSSEVHKVISAECTIYALKKIKLKGRDYPTAYGFCQEIEYLNKLKGKSNIIQLIDYEVTDKSLLQDDSLSPRDGRIKDDHYIYMVLEYGEIDLANMVAQEWKKRNTSNMKIDENWLRFYWQQMLKAVNTIHEERIVHSDLKPANFLLVRGALKLIDFGIAKAIMNDTTNIQRDSQIGTLNYMSPEAFMCNEQDSGGNVIKCGRPSDIWSLGCILYQMVYGKTPFADYKNFWAKFKVVTDKNHKIKYEPVDNPWLIDLMQRCLAWDRNDRWRIPQLLEHPFLVPLVPRDLPSIDQDPCRLLMERVRVHWANPKLHSFIAELEKDQCRPATQM from the exons ATGGCGAGGACGctgtcgaggtcatctctgccgTCCCCACGGCGCccagaagagaggggagatagGG GTTCGATGCAGTCCAATCAACCACGAGCAACCCGAGTCCTGGTGTCCCGAGGTGAGGGCTCAACGAAAGCTGTTGCCAACCCTTCTGTGGCACAAAATCCGGAAGGCAAGGTTATGCAGCAGAGGAGAGGCCTGCTGGGGGCTTCCAGGTTGCGAAATGCAGCTCCTGATCAGAACAAAGCTGTTGTCTCAAGTCAAGACGAATTGTTGTTGACTACGCCTTTGACATTGGGAACTATCACTGATACCCATGATCAGAATGGTGGTCAGAACCACCAGCCGAAAAGTGACACTGATCTCTTGGTGGATAGGAAGAAATCGTCAATGGAAGTTTCTTCCTCCCAGATGGCATCCGCAAATGCATTGGTAGGGGAAGATTTCAAAAAAGACCTATTCTATTTGACTAGCGATCCGCAGTTAACTTCTCAGA CAGGAGATAATTTTCCTGTCGCTCAAGTAGCAGATGATCAAGGCAAGAACCACAAGGAGATTGGGATTGCTAGTGCAGCAGTTGAGATGGATATCAAGTATGATGCAGCTAACTTGTCCCGAAGAATTGATGAGGCTTGTGATCAGAATCATGGAGAGCCAATGACTCGTTGCTCTGCCATGGGTTCATCAGTGACTGCTGTATCTTTATATTCAGGGCCTACTATTCAAAGTAAAAGTGCTGCTCAGATTGATCAATATGCTTCACCAGCTCAGATGCCACAATGTGGCAGAGAATCATCTGGTGTATCAGGTCATGGCTCTCAAAAACTGCATGGAGTGGCAATGAATCATGCTGATTGCAATACCAACAAACAGCAGGTTGATACCAATGGTGGGATGGACAAACCTGTTTCTAGTAGTGCAGTTTGTTTGCCATCCCAAGGGTTATCTGGGAATGATCAATCTTTGTCTGCCAAGGATGATGGTGCTCCTAGACGAAGCAAGGTTGAAAAGGAGTGTCGCAAAAAGAATTATGATCCGGATGTATTCTTTAAAGTGAATGGAAAACTTTATCAGAAGCTAGGTAAAATAGGGTCTGGAGGCAGCAGTGAAGTTCACAAAGTTATATCAGCCGAGTGTACAATATATGccctgaaaaaaataaaacttaaaGGTCGGGACTACCCTACTGCCTATGGCTTTTGCCAAGAAATTGAGTACCTAAACAAGTTGAAAGGAAAGAGTAATATCATACAGTTGATTGATTATGAG GTCACTGATAAAAGTTTGCTTCAAGATGATTCGCTGTCACCCAGAGATGGGAGAATTAAGGATGATCACTACATTTATATGGTCCTTGAGTATGGTGAAATTGATTTAGCTAATATGGTTGCTCAGGAGTGGAAGAAGAGGAACACCTcaaatatgaaaatagatgAAAATTGGCTACGTTTTTATTGGCAG CAAATGCTTAAAGCTGTCAATACAATACATGAGGAACGGATAGTGCACTCCGATTTGAAGCCTGCAAATTTTTTGCTTGTGAGGGGTGCACTGAAACTTATTGACTTTGGCATTGCTAAAGCAATAATGAATGATACCACAAACATTCAACGTGATTCTCAG ATTGGAACACTGAACTATATGTCACCTGAAGCATTCATGTGCAATGAGCAGGACTCGGGTGGTAATGTTATCAAGTGTGGACGTCCATCTGATATTTGGTCTCTTGGTTGTATTCTTTACCAGATGGTGTATGGTAAGACACCATTTGCTGATTACAAGAATTTCTGGGCCAAGTTTAAAGTTGTTACTGATAAGAACCACAAGATCAAGTATGAACCGGTAGATAATCCATGGCTTATTGATTTAATGCAACGATGCCTTGCATGGGACCGAAATGATCGATGGAGAATACCTCAATTGCTTGAGCACCCGTTCCTTGTTCCTTTGGTTCCAAGGGATTTACCTTCAATTGACCAAGACCCGTGTAGGTTGCTGATGGAGAGGGTTAGAGTTCACTGGGCCAATCCCAAGCTTCATAGTTTTATTGCAGAGCTCGAGAAGGATCAATGCCGTCCAGCCACTCAAATGTAA
- the LOC4333851 gene encoding serine/threonine-protein kinase MPS1 isoform X1, translated as MERRDNFLQPPAAAAAPAAGGGKGLPVPATGDATNLTSSSSSTSSLTLSPPDFLRQVQAALKRHRPTGSMQSNQPRATRVLVSRGEGSTKAVANPSVAQNPEGKVMQQRRGLLGASRLRNAAPDQNKAVVSSQDELLLTTPLTLGTITDTHDQNGGQNHQPKSDTDLLVDRKKSSMEVSSSQMASANALVGEDFKKDLFYLTSDPQLTSQSDNVGVTAGSRMDSMLSYLHSVSLTAGDNFPVAQVADDQGKNHKEIGIASAAVEMDIKYDAANLSRRIDEACDQNHGEPMTRCSAMGSSVTAVSLYSGPTIQSKSAAQIDQYASPAQMPQCGRESSGVSGHGSQKLHGVAMNHADCNTNKQQVDTNGGMDKPVSSSAVCLPSQGLSGNDQSLSAKDDGAPRRSKVEKECRKKNYDPDVFFKVNGKLYQKLGKIGSGGSSEVHKVISAECTIYALKKIKLKGRDYPTAYGFCQEIEYLNKLKGKSNIIQLIDYEVTDKSLLQDDSLSPRDGRIKDDHYIYMVLEYGEIDLANMVAQEWKKRNTSNMKIDENWLRFYWQQMLKAVNTIHEERIVHSDLKPANFLLVRGALKLIDFGIAKAIMNDTTNIQRDSQIGTLNYMSPEAFMCNEQDSGGNVIKCGRPSDIWSLGCILYQMVYGKTPFADYKNFWAKFKVVTDKNHKIKYEPVDNPWLIDLMQRCLAWDRNDRWRIPQLLEHPFLVPLVPRDLPSIDQDPCRLLMERVRVHWANPKLHSFIAELEKDQCRPATQM; from the exons ATGGAGAGGAGGGATAATTTCCTTCAgccccctgccgccgccgccgccccagccgccggcggcggaaaggGCCTCCCGGTCCCCGCCACAGGGGACGCGACGAACCTGACCTCGTCGTcgagctccacctcctccctcacGCTGTCCCCTCCGGACTTCCTGCGTCAGGTTCAGGCCGCGCTGAAGCGGCATAGGCCTACCG GTTCGATGCAGTCCAATCAACCACGAGCAACCCGAGTCCTGGTGTCCCGAGGTGAGGGCTCAACGAAAGCTGTTGCCAACCCTTCTGTGGCACAAAATCCGGAAGGCAAGGTTATGCAGCAGAGGAGAGGCCTGCTGGGGGCTTCCAGGTTGCGAAATGCAGCTCCTGATCAGAACAAAGCTGTTGTCTCAAGTCAAGACGAATTGTTGTTGACTACGCCTTTGACATTGGGAACTATCACTGATACCCATGATCAGAATGGTGGTCAGAACCACCAGCCGAAAAGTGACACTGATCTCTTGGTGGATAGGAAGAAATCGTCAATGGAAGTTTCTTCCTCCCAGATGGCATCCGCAAATGCATTGGTAGGGGAAGATTTCAAAAAAGACCTATTCTATTTGACTAGCGATCCGCAGTTAACTTCTCAGA GTGATAATGTAGGTGTAACTGCTGGTAGTAGAATGGACAGTATGTTGTCTTATCTTCATTCTGTTTCATTGACAGCAGGAGATAATTTTCCTGTCGCTCAAGTAGCAGATGATCAAGGCAAGAACCACAAGGAGATTGGGATTGCTAGTGCAGCAGTTGAGATGGATATCAAGTATGATGCAGCTAACTTGTCCCGAAGAATTGATGAGGCTTGTGATCAGAATCATGGAGAGCCAATGACTCGTTGCTCTGCCATGGGTTCATCAGTGACTGCTGTATCTTTATATTCAGGGCCTACTATTCAAAGTAAAAGTGCTGCTCAGATTGATCAATATGCTTCACCAGCTCAGATGCCACAATGTGGCAGAGAATCATCTGGTGTATCAGGTCATGGCTCTCAAAAACTGCATGGAGTGGCAATGAATCATGCTGATTGCAATACCAACAAACAGCAGGTTGATACCAATGGTGGGATGGACAAACCTGTTTCTAGTAGTGCAGTTTGTTTGCCATCCCAAGGGTTATCTGGGAATGATCAATCTTTGTCTGCCAAGGATGATGGTGCTCCTAGACGAAGCAAGGTTGAAAAGGAGTGTCGCAAAAAGAATTATGATCCGGATGTATTCTTTAAAGTGAATGGAAAACTTTATCAGAAGCTAGGTAAAATAGGGTCTGGAGGCAGCAGTGAAGTTCACAAAGTTATATCAGCCGAGTGTACAATATATGccctgaaaaaaataaaacttaaaGGTCGGGACTACCCTACTGCCTATGGCTTTTGCCAAGAAATTGAGTACCTAAACAAGTTGAAAGGAAAGAGTAATATCATACAGTTGATTGATTATGAG GTCACTGATAAAAGTTTGCTTCAAGATGATTCGCTGTCACCCAGAGATGGGAGAATTAAGGATGATCACTACATTTATATGGTCCTTGAGTATGGTGAAATTGATTTAGCTAATATGGTTGCTCAGGAGTGGAAGAAGAGGAACACCTcaaatatgaaaatagatgAAAATTGGCTACGTTTTTATTGGCAG CAAATGCTTAAAGCTGTCAATACAATACATGAGGAACGGATAGTGCACTCCGATTTGAAGCCTGCAAATTTTTTGCTTGTGAGGGGTGCACTGAAACTTATTGACTTTGGCATTGCTAAAGCAATAATGAATGATACCACAAACATTCAACGTGATTCTCAG ATTGGAACACTGAACTATATGTCACCTGAAGCATTCATGTGCAATGAGCAGGACTCGGGTGGTAATGTTATCAAGTGTGGACGTCCATCTGATATTTGGTCTCTTGGTTGTATTCTTTACCAGATGGTGTATGGTAAGACACCATTTGCTGATTACAAGAATTTCTGGGCCAAGTTTAAAGTTGTTACTGATAAGAACCACAAGATCAAGTATGAACCGGTAGATAATCCATGGCTTATTGATTTAATGCAACGATGCCTTGCATGGGACCGAAATGATCGATGGAGAATACCTCAATTGCTTGAGCACCCGTTCCTTGTTCCTTTGGTTCCAAGGGATTTACCTTCAATTGACCAAGACCCGTGTAGGTTGCTGATGGAGAGGGTTAGAGTTCACTGGGCCAATCCCAAGCTTCATAGTTTTATTGCAGAGCTCGAGAAGGATCAATGCCGTCCAGCCACTCAAATGTAA
- the LOC4333851 gene encoding serine/threonine-protein kinase MPS1 isoform X2, with amino-acid sequence MERRDNFLQPPAAAAAPAAGGGKGLPVPATGDATNLTSSSSSTSSLTLSPPDFLRQVQAALKRHRPTGSMQSNQPRATRVLVSRGEGSTKAVANPSVAQNPEGKVMQQRRGLLGASRLRNAAPDQNKAVVSSQDELLLTTPLTLGTITDTHDQNGGQNHQPKSDTDLLVDRKKSSMEVSSSQMASANALVGEDFKKDLFYLTSDPQLTSQTGDNFPVAQVADDQGKNHKEIGIASAAVEMDIKYDAANLSRRIDEACDQNHGEPMTRCSAMGSSVTAVSLYSGPTIQSKSAAQIDQYASPAQMPQCGRESSGVSGHGSQKLHGVAMNHADCNTNKQQVDTNGGMDKPVSSSAVCLPSQGLSGNDQSLSAKDDGAPRRSKVEKECRKKNYDPDVFFKVNGKLYQKLGKIGSGGSSEVHKVISAECTIYALKKIKLKGRDYPTAYGFCQEIEYLNKLKGKSNIIQLIDYEVTDKSLLQDDSLSPRDGRIKDDHYIYMVLEYGEIDLANMVAQEWKKRNTSNMKIDENWLRFYWQQMLKAVNTIHEERIVHSDLKPANFLLVRGALKLIDFGIAKAIMNDTTNIQRDSQIGTLNYMSPEAFMCNEQDSGGNVIKCGRPSDIWSLGCILYQMVYGKTPFADYKNFWAKFKVVTDKNHKIKYEPVDNPWLIDLMQRCLAWDRNDRWRIPQLLEHPFLVPLVPRDLPSIDQDPCRLLMERVRVHWANPKLHSFIAELEKDQCRPATQM; translated from the exons ATGGAGAGGAGGGATAATTTCCTTCAgccccctgccgccgccgccgccccagccgccggcggcggaaaggGCCTCCCGGTCCCCGCCACAGGGGACGCGACGAACCTGACCTCGTCGTcgagctccacctcctccctcacGCTGTCCCCTCCGGACTTCCTGCGTCAGGTTCAGGCCGCGCTGAAGCGGCATAGGCCTACCG GTTCGATGCAGTCCAATCAACCACGAGCAACCCGAGTCCTGGTGTCCCGAGGTGAGGGCTCAACGAAAGCTGTTGCCAACCCTTCTGTGGCACAAAATCCGGAAGGCAAGGTTATGCAGCAGAGGAGAGGCCTGCTGGGGGCTTCCAGGTTGCGAAATGCAGCTCCTGATCAGAACAAAGCTGTTGTCTCAAGTCAAGACGAATTGTTGTTGACTACGCCTTTGACATTGGGAACTATCACTGATACCCATGATCAGAATGGTGGTCAGAACCACCAGCCGAAAAGTGACACTGATCTCTTGGTGGATAGGAAGAAATCGTCAATGGAAGTTTCTTCCTCCCAGATGGCATCCGCAAATGCATTGGTAGGGGAAGATTTCAAAAAAGACCTATTCTATTTGACTAGCGATCCGCAGTTAACTTCTCAGA CAGGAGATAATTTTCCTGTCGCTCAAGTAGCAGATGATCAAGGCAAGAACCACAAGGAGATTGGGATTGCTAGTGCAGCAGTTGAGATGGATATCAAGTATGATGCAGCTAACTTGTCCCGAAGAATTGATGAGGCTTGTGATCAGAATCATGGAGAGCCAATGACTCGTTGCTCTGCCATGGGTTCATCAGTGACTGCTGTATCTTTATATTCAGGGCCTACTATTCAAAGTAAAAGTGCTGCTCAGATTGATCAATATGCTTCACCAGCTCAGATGCCACAATGTGGCAGAGAATCATCTGGTGTATCAGGTCATGGCTCTCAAAAACTGCATGGAGTGGCAATGAATCATGCTGATTGCAATACCAACAAACAGCAGGTTGATACCAATGGTGGGATGGACAAACCTGTTTCTAGTAGTGCAGTTTGTTTGCCATCCCAAGGGTTATCTGGGAATGATCAATCTTTGTCTGCCAAGGATGATGGTGCTCCTAGACGAAGCAAGGTTGAAAAGGAGTGTCGCAAAAAGAATTATGATCCGGATGTATTCTTTAAAGTGAATGGAAAACTTTATCAGAAGCTAGGTAAAATAGGGTCTGGAGGCAGCAGTGAAGTTCACAAAGTTATATCAGCCGAGTGTACAATATATGccctgaaaaaaataaaacttaaaGGTCGGGACTACCCTACTGCCTATGGCTTTTGCCAAGAAATTGAGTACCTAAACAAGTTGAAAGGAAAGAGTAATATCATACAGTTGATTGATTATGAG GTCACTGATAAAAGTTTGCTTCAAGATGATTCGCTGTCACCCAGAGATGGGAGAATTAAGGATGATCACTACATTTATATGGTCCTTGAGTATGGTGAAATTGATTTAGCTAATATGGTTGCTCAGGAGTGGAAGAAGAGGAACACCTcaaatatgaaaatagatgAAAATTGGCTACGTTTTTATTGGCAG CAAATGCTTAAAGCTGTCAATACAATACATGAGGAACGGATAGTGCACTCCGATTTGAAGCCTGCAAATTTTTTGCTTGTGAGGGGTGCACTGAAACTTATTGACTTTGGCATTGCTAAAGCAATAATGAATGATACCACAAACATTCAACGTGATTCTCAG ATTGGAACACTGAACTATATGTCACCTGAAGCATTCATGTGCAATGAGCAGGACTCGGGTGGTAATGTTATCAAGTGTGGACGTCCATCTGATATTTGGTCTCTTGGTTGTATTCTTTACCAGATGGTGTATGGTAAGACACCATTTGCTGATTACAAGAATTTCTGGGCCAAGTTTAAAGTTGTTACTGATAAGAACCACAAGATCAAGTATGAACCGGTAGATAATCCATGGCTTATTGATTTAATGCAACGATGCCTTGCATGGGACCGAAATGATCGATGGAGAATACCTCAATTGCTTGAGCACCCGTTCCTTGTTCCTTTGGTTCCAAGGGATTTACCTTCAATTGACCAAGACCCGTGTAGGTTGCTGATGGAGAGGGTTAGAGTTCACTGGGCCAATCCCAAGCTTCATAGTTTTATTGCAGAGCTCGAGAAGGATCAATGCCGTCCAGCCACTCAAATGTAA